The following nucleotide sequence is from Candidatus Thermoplasmatota archaeon.
CGCGCGTCGCGAGGTCGGCCGCGAAGGCGCGCGCATCCGCGGCGAACGTCTCGTTCTCGAACACGCGGTGGACGAGGCCGAGGCGGAGCGCCTCCTCCGCATCGAAGCGATTCCCGAGGAGCGCGATCTCCTTCGCGCGCGCGAGGCCCACGAGCTTCGGCAGGCGCTGGGTGCCGCCCATCGCGGGAAGGAGCCCGAGCGTCACCTCGGGGAGCGCGAGCTTCGCGCGTCGAGCCGCGACGCGAAAGTCCGCGGGAAGCGCGAGCTCGAGGCCGCCGCCGAGGGCGTGGCCGTTCAGCGCCGCGACGACGGGTTTCCCGAGCTTCTCCATCTTGACGCACAGCAGGTGGCCCTTGCGCGCAAGGCGCGCCGCGTTCGCGGGCGTGAGCCCGCCGTCCGCGAGGTCCGCGCCCGCGCAGAACGCCTTGTCGCCGGACCCCGTGAGGAGCACCACGCGCACGCGGGGGTCGGCCTCCATCGCGTCGAGCGCGGCCGAGAGGTCGTCGATGAGCCGCTCGTTGATCGCGTGGAGGCGGTGCGGGCGGTTGAGCGTGAGGACGCCGACGCGCGCGGCATCATCCACCTCGACGAGGAGCGTCTCGTAGGCGGCGGGCGCGCCCCCGGCCGTCGCGGCCTTCGGGCCGTGGTCGTGGAAACCGAGGCCGGACTTCGCGCCGAGGTTGCCTTCCTCCACGAGTTCCTTCAGGATCTCCGCGGGCTTCGTGATCGGGTGCGCCGTGGACTTGTAAAGGCCATCGAGCGCCGCGAGCACGTCGTCGAGGCCCGTCGCGTCGGCCCACTCGAGCGGGCCCTTCGGGAACGCGCAGCCGAGACGCATCGCGCGGTCGATCTCCGCCGCGTCCGCGACGCCCTCGTCGAGGAGCTTCGCGGCCTCGTTCGCGACGATCGAGAGGATGAACTTCGGCTCGAACGTCTTCGCCGCCTCCGCGTCGACGCGCTCGACGACGCGGTTGTCCTTCCACGTGTAGAAGCCCTTCCCCGTCTTCTTGCCGAGGTCGCCGCGCTCGACGCGCTCCCGCATCGACTTGAACGGCGCGTAGCCGGGTCCGAGCCGCGCCGCGATGTAGTTCGACGCGTGGAAGCCGACGTCGAGGCCCGTGTAGTCCGCGAGCTCGAACGGTCCCATCGGGAAGCCGGCCTTGAACTTCATCGCGGCGTCGATGGTCTCGACGGTCGCGATGCGGTGCTCGAGCGCCATGATCGACGCGCCGACCCAGGTGCCGATGAGACGGCTCGTCACGAACCCGGGCGAGTCGCGCTTGAGGACGACGGTCTCCTTGCCGAGCTTCCGCGAAAACGCGTCCGCCGCGGCGACGGTCTCGCGCGTCGTCGTCGCGCCCGGGATGATCTCGACGAGCGTCATGAGGAGGACGGGATTGAAGAAATGGAGGCCGACGACGCGCGACGGGTCCGCGAGCTTTTCGCCGATCTCCGTGATCCGCATCGTGCTCGTGTTCGAGGCGAGGATCGCGTGCGCGGGCGCGTGCGCCTCCGCTTCGGCGAACACCTTGCGCTTGAGGTCGAGGCTCTCGGGCACGGCTTCGATCACGAGATCCGTGTCCGCAAGGGCCGCCTTCGCGTCGGTCGTGGCCGCGATGCGGCCGAAGGCGAGATCGGCGGTTTCGCGCGCGAGCGTCTGGTGCTTCACGAGCTTCTCGAGGCTCCAGCGGACCTTCTCCATCGCCTTCGCGAGCTGCGTCTCCGAAACGTCGCGCAATCGGACGTCGAAGCCCCTGATCGCGGCGAGCTCCGCGATGCCGTGACCCATGTCGCCCGCGCCGAGGACCGTGACCGTTCGGATCTCCCGAGCCATGACCGATCGACGGGCGATCCTTCCGCGCGGCGATAAAGGCGCGCTCCCCGGATTCCCTCCGGCGGGTGACGCGGGGCGGGTGCAGCTTTAAGGCGCGGGGGCCGCCTTGGTGGCGCGTGCTCACCGAGTTCCGCGTCGTGCTCGCGCACGACTGCCTCCTCGCGACGCTCACGCGCGAGAACCCCGCGCTTCGCATGCAGGAGTGGTGCAACCGCGCGGTCGAGGTCATCCAGGCGACGGGGCCCGAGGACGTGCGCGAGGACGTCGTACGGCGGCTCAAGGAGGAGGGGAGCACGTTCTACTTCACGGAGAACACGGGCTCGCGCCTCGACCTCCTGCGGAAGTGCCGGTGCATGGAGTACCATTCGCTCCTCTACCGGCTCGAGAGCCTCGGCTGCATGCCGCTCTATCCCGTCACGTACGAGAAGGGCGAGGAGTCGTTCCGCTTCCTCACCTTCGAACCCGGTCAGGCCGAGAACTTCCTCAAGGAGCTCGCGGACGAGGGCCATTACCGGCTCCTCGGGAAGCGTCTGCGCGAGACGAACGAGGTGCCGCGGCTCCTCGTGACGACGACGGAGGATCTCTTCGACGGCCTTTCCGACGTGCAAGCCGACCTTCTCCGCTTCGCATTCGAGCGCGGCTACTACGACTCGCCGCGCCGCGTCACGACGGAGGCGCTCGCGAAGGCGAAGGGCCTCGCGCGCTCCACGCTCGAGGAGCACCTGCGGAAGGGCGAATCGCGCCTCGTCGGCAACGCGGCGCCGCTCCTCGAAGCGTGGCGGCAGCCGCCCGAGAAGGAAGCGAAGGCCAAAAGCGCGAAGTCCAAGGCGCCCAAGCGGGGCGGTGCGCGCGACGCCTGACGGCTGGCGCGCCGCGATGCGCGCGCGGGGCCATTGGCACGACTTCGGCGACCACGCGCTGCTCTACCAGGTCTCGATCGACCCGGCCGTGCCGCCCGAATGGAAGGTGGACGGCATGGCGGCGCTCACCTTCCGCCTCGCCGAGGACGACGAAGGACGCCTTCTTCTCGCGACAAGCCTCGCGCTCCCGGTCGTGCTCCGCATCGGCGCGCGATTCGGCCTCGACGAGGCCGAGTCCGTCGCCTTCGTGGACTCGCACGAGCGGATGCACGTCCATCTCCAGCTCGACGGCGTGAGCGAGGAGCGCGAGGAGGAGGCGAGCCGGTTCGTGGACGCCGTGTGGCTCGCGCTCCGGCACCCGCGCGCGGCCGCGATGCTCGAAGCGGGACCGTTCGGGCTCGTGACCCGCGTCGGGCCGGCGTTCTGGGAGGAGCTGCTCCTCGAGGATCAGGCGAGCTTCCAGAACTTGTAGGCGGGCGTGCCCTCCTCGAAGCAGTAGTGGACGCCGCGGTAGGCCTTGCGGAACTCCGCGACGCGCTCGGCGACCTTCGCCGGGTCCTGCTTCTTCGCGACGGTGTCGACGATGAACTGCGCGACGTCGACCATCGCGTTCTCGCGCATGCCGATGCGCGTCATCTCCTGCGTGCCGAGGCGAAGGCCCGACGGGTGGAGCGCGCTCGTGTCGCCCGGGAGCATGTTCATGTTGGTGATGACGCCGGCCTGCTCGAGGGCCTCCGCCGCCCACTTGCCGCCGCCGTGCTCCTTCACGTCCACGACGACCTGGTGCGACTCCGTGAAGCCGCGCTTCTCGCCGAGCACGCGGATGCCGCGCTCGTGGAGCGCCTGCGCGAGGGCCTTCGAGTTGCGGATGATCTGATCCGCGTACGCGCGCCCGTACTCGAGGTGCTCGGCGAACGCGACCGCCTTCGCGGCCAGGTGATGAAGGTGGTGCGACGAGACGGTGCCCGGGAAGACGGCGCGGTCGAGCTTGCGCGCGGCCGTCCCCTGCGTCTCGAGGTCCGCGGGATCCCAGTCCGCGAGGACCACGGCGCCCTGCGGGCCGGGGAGCGTCTTGTGCGTGGAGCCCGTGATGAAGTCCGCGCCCTCGCGCAGCGGGTCCTGGAAGCGGCCGCCCGCGATGAGGCCCATGACGTGCGCGCCGTCGTACATGACAGTCGCGCCAACCTCGTGGGCCGCGGCGGCGGCCTCCTTGAGGGGCGTCGGGAAGAGGTACATGCTCTGGCCGAAGACGACGAGCTTGGGCTTCGCCTCGCGGATGAGCTTCACGGTGGCGGGCACGTCGATCGTCATCTGGTCGCGGTCCCACGGGTACGTGAGGATGTTGAGGCCGCGCACGCCCGCGCCGCCGAACTTTGCGTGCGAGATGTGGCCGCCGTCCGCGGTGTCGACCGCCGTGATGGTGTCGCCGGGCTTCGTCATCGCCGCGAAGGCCGCGATGTTCGCCTCCGTGCCGGAGACGGGCCGGACGTCGGCGAACTTGACCCGCCAGAGCTTGCGCGCGAGGTCCGCGCAGAGCCGCTCGACCTCGTCGATGTACGTGAGGCCCTGGTAGTAGCGCTTGCCGGGGTGTCCCTCGGCGTAGCGGTCGTGGAAGTCGCACGCGAGGAGCCTGCGGGCGAGGGGCGAGATGAGGTTCTCGCTCGCGATCATCGGGATCGAGCGGTCGAACCACTGCGTGTGCTTCTCCACGAGGCCCAGGACCTTGTCCGCGTCGCTCCGTCCGCTCACCGGCGCACCCGGCCGCCCAACGGAAGGGTTCCGTAAAAGCATTCGCCCTGCCGGGTTCGAGCGTTGATCCAGAAGCGGGAATCCCGGGCCGGTCCGCGCGCCGCGCATGCGCCGCGCCCTCCCGCTCGCCCTGCTCGCCGCCGTCCTCCTCGTCCCCGCCGCGGGCGCCCAGGCCGCGTTCGAGGGCGCGGCCTTCGCGCGCGGCCTCGCCTTCCCGGTGGACGTCGTGTTCGGGCCGGACGGAACGCTCTACTACGCCGAGCTGAACACGGGCGCGATCCGCGCGATCCCGCCCGGAGAGACGGCGCCGCGGGCCGAGCCCGTCCACAAGGTCGCCGCGGCGCCGGGCGGCAACGGAGGCTTCCTCGGCCTCGCGCTCGACCCCGAGTTCGAGCGCACCAAGGCCTTCTTCGTCTACTACACCGCGAAGATCGACGGGACGAAGGTGAACCGCGTGAGCCGCCTCGACGCCTCGGGCGAGAAGGTGATCCTCGACGGCATCCCGTGGGCCGAGATGCACGACGGCGGACGCCTGCTCTTCGTGGGCGACCACCTCGTCGTCGTCACGGGCGACAACGAGCGCCGCGAGGTCGCGCAGGACCTCGGGAATCTCCTCGGCAAGACGCTCCGGATGACGCGCGACGGCGCGGGCGCCCCGGGAAACCCGTTCCCGAACCATCCGCTCGTCTACACCTACGGCCACCGGAACCCGTTCGGCCTCGCGTGGGACCCGGCCTCGTCGACGCTCTGGCAGACCGAGAACGGGCCGGAGAAGAACGACGAGGTGAACATCCTCGTCGCGGGGAAGAACTATGGTTGGCCGCGGGGCACGGGCGCGCTCAACGACCCGCGCTTCGAGGACCCGGTGCACACGTACGCGACAACGCTCGGCCCCACCGGCGCGACCGTGCTGAACGGCACGATGTATTTCGGCGAGTTCAACGCGGGCGCCGTCCACCGGGTCCGCCGCGCGAGCGACGGGAGCGTGACGGCGGACGTCGTGTGGCGCGTTCCCGGCGGCGGGCGCGTGCTCGACGTCGAGGCCGGCCCCGATCGGCGGCTCTACGTGAGCACGTACGACGCGATCCATGTCGTGACGGTGCCGGGCGAGCGCGTCCTCCCGCTTCCGAACGGAACGCCCGCGCCGAACGGGACGGAGGACCCGCCCGGTGGAAACACGACGGCCCCGCCGCCGGACGAGGCGGGTCCGGCGCTCATCACGCCCACGCCCGGCCCCGCCCTCGGGGCCCTCGCGCTCGCCGCGGGGGCGGTCGCCGCGGCGCGGCGACGCCGGGTCCCGCGAAGGGGCCGCGGCGCGGCGGCCGCGCTTCTCGTCGTCGCCGCGCTCGCGACGCCCGCGGCCGCAGCGGCCGAGCCCGAGGTGGTCGCGACCGATCTCGAGACGCCCGTCGACCTCACCTTCGCGCCCGACGGCACGCTCCACTTCGCGGAGCTCCTCACGGGCCGCGTGCGCGCGATCGGTCCCGACGGCGTCGTCACCGAGCCGGTGTTCTCGATCCCGGCCAGCGGCGGCGGCAACGGCGGCTTCACGGGCCTCGCGGCGGACCCCGTCGAGGCGGGCGTGTTCTACGTGCACTACTCGATGGAGAAGCCCGGCGCCGAGCGAGGTAAGGTGAACCGCATCTCCCGCGTCGCGAACGGCGTCGAAACGGTGCTCGTGGACGACATCCCCTGGGCGATGCTCCACGACGGGGGCCGCGTCGCGGTCGGCCCCGACGGGATCCTCTGGGCGACGACGGGCGACAACGACCTCAAGTCGCCCTCGCAGGACCGCGGATCGATCCTCGGCAAGGTGCTCCGCTTCACGAAGGAGGGCAAGCCCGCGCCCGGCAATCCCGATGGGTGGCACCCGCTTGCGTGGGCGCAGGGGTTCCGCAACCCCTTCGGCCTTGCGGTCACCGGGGACACCGTCGTATACGTGAGCGACAACGGCGGCCGCGAGGAGGTGAACCGCGTCGAGAAGGGCGCGAATCACGGCTGGCCCCACTGCACCGGCGCGTGCGGACGGCAGGACTTCGCGGAGCCCGTCGCGTGGTGGGACGAGCACTTCGGCCCTACGGGCATCGCCGTTGCGGACGGCACGCTCTACCTCGGCGACTACGTGAACGGGCGCGTGCGCGCGGTCGACCTCGCGACCGGCGCGAAGACGGTGTTCTGGGAGCGGTCCGGCGCGCGCGTCCTCGACGTCGAGCGCGGTCCCGACGGCTGCCTCTACGTCGCCGGGTGGACGACCGTCTGGCGCTTCGCGCTCGACGGCGCGACGTGCGGCGCGCGCGGGTCGCCGGGCGGGAACACGACGAAGCCGCCGCCGGACGGAAACGCGACCGGGTCGCCGGATTCGGGCGGTCCCGCCTCCATCGTTCCCACGCCGGCCCCGGGCCTTGCGCTTGCGGCCCTCGCGGCGCTCGCGGGCGCGCGCCTCGCAAGGCGGCGCGCGTAGCGCAAACCCTTAGGGCCGCGAAGCGCTCGCGAACGGCATGGACGACGAACGGTCCGCGATGCGCCGCGACGCGGAAGCCGCTTTCCGCGCGGGCCTTGCCGCCGTCGACCCCCGCGCGGCCGTCGCGCGGTCCTTCGCCGGGCCCGGCGTCGTCGACCTCGCGGCCGGGCGCCTCGAGCTCGCGAGCTTCGCGCGCGTGCGCGTCGCCGCCGTCGGGAAAGCGGCGACCGGGATGGCCGAAGCGTGGCGCGCGCACGCGGGGGCGCCGTCCGAGGGGCTCGTCGTCGCGCCGCGCGCCGACCCCGTCGAGGGGTTCCGCGCCCTCGCGGGCGAGCACCCCGTTCCCGGCCCCGGCTCCCTCGAGGCGGGCGAGGCGCTCCTCGCCCTTGCGGCGGCCGCGGATGCCGAAGACCTGTTCGTCCTCCTCCTTTCGGGCGGCGCGAGCGCGCTCGCCGAAGCCCCGCGCGTGCCGCTGTCGGACCTGCGCGCCACGACGCGGCTCCTGCTCGCAAGCGGCGCGCCGATCGACGTCGTGAACACCGTCCGGCGCCGTCTCTCGCGCCTCAAGGGCGGCGGACTCGCGGAGGCCGCGGGCCGCGGGACCGTCGCGACGCTCGCGATCTCCGACGTCGTCGGCGACGATCCTGCCGCGATCGGGAGCGGCCCGACCGTGCCCGACCCTTCTCCGCCCGGCGCCGCGCGAGCGGCGCTCGAGGCGCGCGGCCTGCTCGCGAAGCTTCCCGCGTCGGTCGCCCGCGTTCTCGCGGACGAGCCGCCTCCCCCCCGCGCCGCCCCGCGCGGCGGCTTCCGTCTCGTCGCCTCGAACGCGACGGCCGTCGACGCGGCGCGCGCCGCCCTCGCCGCGCGCGGGTGGCGCGTCGCGCCCGCCCTCGCGCTCGCGGGCGAGGCGCGTGACGCCGGGCGCGCATTCGCGGCGCGCGCGCTCGCGGAGCGCGGCCCCGTCGCGCTCGTCGCGGGCGGCGAGACGACGGTCTCGCTCGGCCTCGACGCGGGCGTGGGCGGGCGCAACCAGGAGACGGCGCTCGCGATGGTCGAAGGGCTCGCGGGCCGCCGCGTCGTCGCGCTCGTTGCGGGCACGGACGGCGTGGACGGCCCCACGCACGCGGCCGGCGCGTTCGCGGACGGAACGAGCCTCGAACGCGCTCGGGCCGCGGGCCTCGACGTCCCGGCCGCGCTCGCGCGCCACGCCTCGACGCACGTCTTCGCGACGCTCGACGATCTCTTCGTGACGGGACCCACGGGCACGAACGTCGCGGACCTCGCGATCGCGCTCAGTCGAGAAGATGGCCCATGAGGGCGCGCTTCGCCGCGAGATAGGCGCGGTTCGCCTCGGTCGCGCCCGCGACGTGCGGGACGCGGGCGGCGACGCGGATCCCGCCCTGCTCGAGGGCGAGGACCTTCGCGGGGTTGTTCGTCATGAGACGCACGCTTGCGACGCCGAGGCGACGGAGCATCGCGACCGCCGAATCGTACTGCCGCAGGTCGCCCGGGAAGCCGAGCGACTCGTTCGCCTTCACGGTGTCGAGCCCGGTCTCCTGCAGGGCGTACGCGCGGATCTTGTTCGCAAGCCCGATCCCACGGCCCTCCTGGTTGAGGTAGAGCAGGACGCCGCGCCCCGCCTTCGCGATCTCGGCGAGGGCGAGGTCGAGCTGCGGGCCGCAGTCGCATCGCGCGCTCCCGAACACGTCGCCCGTGAGACATGCGCTGTGCACGCGCGCGAGGACGTCCTCGCCCGCGACATCGCCCAGGACGAGGGCGACGTGCTCCTCGCGGGCCAGCGGGGCGCCGAAGGCCACGACGCGGAAGGTCGCGTGCATCGTCGGGAGGCTCGCCACGTCCGTGGTCTCGAGGAGATCCGGCGCGGCCGCGACGTCGTCCTCGGCGGGCAGGGTCACGCGGCGCCATGGCGGGTCGGAGGATAAAAGCGTTTTGTGGGTAGCTACGCGATTTCGAGTAGATGGGGGCCAGGACCGCGAGCGTCCTTCGCATCCATTATCATCCCGCGGCCCTTCCCCGCACCCAGCATGGAGTCCGCCGCGCCCAAGGTGGCCATCATCATGGGGAGCCGCAGCGACTGGGAGACCCTCCGCCACGCGAGCGAGACGCTCGCCGGCCTCGGCGTCGCCCACGAGAGCCGCGTCGTGAGCGCGCACCGCACGCCTGACTTCCTCTTCGAATACGTGGAAGGCGCCGCCGCGCGCGGTATCGAGGTCATTATCGCGGGCGCGGGCGGCGCCGCCCACCTCCCGGGCATGGCGGCCGCGAAGACCACGCTCCCCGTGCTCGGGGTTCCCGTCCGATCGAAGGCCCTCTCCGGAATGGACTCGCTCCTCAGCATCGTCCAGATGCCGCGCGGCGTCCCCGTCGGGACGCTCGCGATCGGGGAGGCGGGCGCCGCGAACGCGGCGCTCCTTGCCGCGCAGATCCTCGCGCTCCGCGACCCCGCCCTCCGCGCGCGCCTCGAAGCGCTCCGCGCGGGCGAGCGCGACCGCGTGCTGGGGGAGAAGCTCTGACGGCGCTCCCGGGAAGCCTCGTCGGGATCCTCGGCGGCGGCCAGCTCGGGCGCATGATCGCGATCGAGGCGCGTCGGCTCGGCTACCGGACCGCGATCCTCGATCCCGACCCCGACGCGCCCGGCGCCCAGGTCGCCGACGAGCGCGTCGTCGCGTCCCTCGACGACGTCGAGGCGGTGCGCGCCCTCGCGCGTCGCGCGGCCGTCGTCACGGTCGAGACCGAACATGTGCCCGCGGCGAGCCTCGAGGCCGCGGCCGCCGTCGGCCGCGTCCATCCCGCGCCGTCGGTCGTCGCGCGCGTGCAGGACCGCCTCGCGCAGCGAACGTTCCTTGCGTCGATCGGCGCGCCGCAGCCGCGCTTCGAGCCCGTCGCAACGGATGAGGACCTCGCGCGCGCCGTGCGCGCGGTGGGCGCGCCGTCGATCCTCAAGACGCGCACCGGCGGCTACGACGGCAAGGGTCAGGCGCGGCTCGCGCGCGCCGGGGACGCGGAGCAGGCGTGGGCCGCGATCGGCCGCCGGCCGGCCGTGCTCGAAGCCTTCGTCACGTTCCGCATGGAGATCAGCGCGCTCGTCGCGCGTCGCGAGGACGGCGCCGTCGCGTTCTATCCCGTCGCGGAGAACGTCCATCGCGACGGCATCCTCCACACGACGCGCGCCCCCGCGCGCATCCCGCACGGGCTCGCCGCGCGCGCGAACGAGCTCGCGCGCGAGGTCGCCGACGCGATGGGCCACGTCGGCATGATGGCCGTCGAGATGTTCGTGACCGCCGAGGACGAGCTTCTCGTGAACGAGGTCGCGCCGCGCGTGCACAATTCCGGCCACTACACGCTCAAGGCCTGCGCGACGTCCCAGTTCGAGCAGCATCTCCGCGCAATCACGGGGCTCTCGCTCGGCGACACGGCCGTCCCGCGACCCGCGGTGATGCTGAACCTCCTCGGCGACCTCTGGGCCCGCGGAGAGCCCCCGTGGCGCGTCGTCCTCGACGAGCCCGCGGCCCACCTGCACCTCTACGGCAAGCGCAAGGTCAGGCCGGGCCGGAAGATGGGTCACATCGTCGTGGTCCACGAGGACGCCGACGCGGCGTGGCGCATCGCCCACGACCTCGACCGCCGGCTCGCGGGAGACGCGGCGTGATGGCGGTCGACCTCCTCGGGCCCGCCCTCGACAACCTCACCTCGCCCGTCATCCTGTTCTTCGCGCTCGGCGTCTTCGCCGCCTTCGTGCGGAGCGACCTCGAGATTCCGCCCGCCCTCGGAAAGGGCCTCGCGCTCTACCTCATGATCGCGATCGGGTTCAAGGGCGGCGTCGCGCTCGCCGCGACGCCCTCCTGGTCCGCCACGATGGCGGGCGTGGCCGTCGTCGCCGTCCTCCTGAGCCTCCTCATGCCCTGGCTCGCGTACGCGATCCTCCGCGCCGCGACGCAGCTTGCGCCCGTGAACGCCGCCGCCGTCGCCGCGACCTACGGCAGCGTGAGCGTCGTGACCTTCGTCACGGCCGCCGCGTTCCTCGAGCGCGCCGGCTTCGAGACCTCCGGCTACCTCGTCGCCGTGCTCGCCCTCATGGAGACGCCGGCCATCGTCTCCGGTCTCCTCCTCGCGCGTCGCACCGCGCCCGTCGCGGGAGCGCCGCTCGTCCCCTGGCC
It contains:
- a CDS encoding 5-(carboxyamino)imidazole ribonucleotide synthase; amino-acid sequence: MTALPGSLVGILGGGQLGRMIAIEARRLGYRTAILDPDPDAPGAQVADERVVASLDDVEAVRALARRAAVVTVETEHVPAASLEAAAAVGRVHPAPSVVARVQDRLAQRTFLASIGAPQPRFEPVATDEDLARAVRAVGAPSILKTRTGGYDGKGQARLARAGDAEQAWAAIGRRPAVLEAFVTFRMEISALVARREDGAVAFYPVAENVHRDGILHTTRAPARIPHGLAARANELAREVADAMGHVGMMAVEMFVTAEDELLVNEVAPRVHNSGHYTLKACATSQFEQHLRAITGLSLGDTAVPRPAVMLNLLGDLWARGEPPWRVVLDEPAAHLHLYGKRKVRPGRKMGHIVVVHEDADAAWRIAHDLDRRLAGDAA
- the purE gene encoding 5-(carboxyamino)imidazole ribonucleotide mutase; translation: MESAAPKVAIIMGSRSDWETLRHASETLAGLGVAHESRVVSAHRTPDFLFEYVEGAAARGIEVIIAGAGGAAHLPGMAAAKTTLPVLGVPVRSKALSGMDSLLSIVQMPRGVPVGTLAIGEAGAANAALLAAQILALRDPALRARLEALRAGERDRVLGEKL
- a CDS encoding DUF4147 domain-containing protein yields the protein MDDERSAMRRDAEAAFRAGLAAVDPRAAVARSFAGPGVVDLAAGRLELASFARVRVAAVGKAATGMAEAWRAHAGAPSEGLVVAPRADPVEGFRALAGEHPVPGPGSLEAGEALLALAAAADAEDLFVLLLSGGASALAEAPRVPLSDLRATTRLLLASGAPIDVVNTVRRRLSRLKGGGLAEAAGRGTVATLAISDVVGDDPAAIGSGPTVPDPSPPGAARAALEARGLLAKLPASVARVLADEPPPPRAAPRGGFRLVASNATAVDAARAALAARGWRVAPALALAGEARDAGRAFAARALAERGPVALVAGGETTVSLGLDAGVGGRNQETALAMVEGLAGRRVVALVAGTDGVDGPTHAAGAFADGTSLERARAAGLDVPAALARHASTHVFATLDDLFVTGPTGTNVADLAIALSREDGP
- a CDS encoding PQQ-dependent sugar dehydrogenase, with the protein product MRRALPLALLAAVLLVPAAGAQAAFEGAAFARGLAFPVDVVFGPDGTLYYAELNTGAIRAIPPGETAPRAEPVHKVAAAPGGNGGFLGLALDPEFERTKAFFVYYTAKIDGTKVNRVSRLDASGEKVILDGIPWAEMHDGGRLLFVGDHLVVVTGDNERREVAQDLGNLLGKTLRMTRDGAGAPGNPFPNHPLVYTYGHRNPFGLAWDPASSTLWQTENGPEKNDEVNILVAGKNYGWPRGTGALNDPRFEDPVHTYATTLGPTGATVLNGTMYFGEFNAGAVHRVRRASDGSVTADVVWRVPGGGRVLDVEAGPDRRLYVSTYDAIHVVTVPGERVLPLPNGTPAPNGTEDPPGGNTTAPPPDEAGPALITPTPGPALGALALAAGAVAAARRRRVPRRGRGAAAALLVVAALATPAAAAAEPEVVATDLETPVDLTFAPDGTLHFAELLTGRVRAIGPDGVVTEPVFSIPASGGGNGGFTGLAADPVEAGVFYVHYSMEKPGAERGKVNRISRVANGVETVLVDDIPWAMLHDGGRVAVGPDGILWATTGDNDLKSPSQDRGSILGKVLRFTKEGKPAPGNPDGWHPLAWAQGFRNPFGLAVTGDTVVYVSDNGGREEVNRVEKGANHGWPHCTGACGRQDFAEPVAWWDEHFGPTGIAVADGTLYLGDYVNGRVRAVDLATGAKTVFWERSGARVLDVERGPDGCLYVAGWTTVWRFALDGATCGARGSPGGNTTKPPPDGNATGSPDSGGPASIVPTPAPGLALAALAALAGARLARRRA
- a CDS encoding sodium-dependent bicarbonate transport family permease, with protein sequence MAVDLLGPALDNLTSPVILFFALGVFAAFVRSDLEIPPALGKGLALYLMIAIGFKGGVALAATPSWSATMAGVAVVAVLLSLLMPWLAYAILRAATQLAPVNAAAVAATYGSVSVVTFVTAAAFLERAGFETSGYLVAVLALMETPAIVSGLLLARRTAPVAGAPLVPWPLLREVLSSGSVLVLLGALAIGWATGERGMASVGGVLVGPFQGLLAIFLLDMGLLVVRRLRQSRNLSWSGVAFGLYMPILGALLGLAAARALGLDAGDGTLLVVLAASASYIAVPAALRHALPAADPSVYVTLSLAVTFPFNIVLGIPLYHAAAGVLLGGGG
- a CDS encoding 3-hydroxyacyl-CoA dehydrogenase/enoyl-CoA hydratase family protein, with amino-acid sequence MAREIRTVTVLGAGDMGHGIAELAAIRGFDVRLRDVSETQLAKAMEKVRWSLEKLVKHQTLARETADLAFGRIAATTDAKAALADTDLVIEAVPESLDLKRKVFAEAEAHAPAHAILASNTSTMRITEIGEKLADPSRVVGLHFFNPVLLMTLVEIIPGATTTRETVAAADAFSRKLGKETVVLKRDSPGFVTSRLIGTWVGASIMALEHRIATVETIDAAMKFKAGFPMGPFELADYTGLDVGFHASNYIAARLGPGYAPFKSMRERVERGDLGKKTGKGFYTWKDNRVVERVDAEAAKTFEPKFILSIVANEAAKLLDEGVADAAEIDRAMRLGCAFPKGPLEWADATGLDDVLAALDGLYKSTAHPITKPAEILKELVEEGNLGAKSGLGFHDHGPKAATAGGAPAAYETLLVEVDDAARVGVLTLNRPHRLHAINERLIDDLSAALDAMEADPRVRVVLLTGSGDKAFCAGADLADGGLTPANAARLARKGHLLCVKMEKLGKPVVAALNGHALGGGLELALPADFRVAARRAKLALPEVTLGLLPAMGGTQRLPKLVGLARAKEIALLGNRFDAEEALRLGLVHRVFENETFAADARAFAADLATRAPLALARTKQLLNMAPTTDILAGMEAEAAGFGLLAGSEDALEGIAAMFQKRKPEFKGE
- the ribA gene encoding GTP cyclohydrolase II; this translates as MTLPAEDDVAAAPDLLETTDVASLPTMHATFRVVAFGAPLAREEHVALVLGDVAGEDVLARVHSACLTGDVFGSARCDCGPQLDLALAEIAKAGRGVLLYLNQEGRGIGLANKIRAYALQETGLDTVKANESLGFPGDLRQYDSAVAMLRRLGVASVRLMTNNPAKVLALEQGGIRVAARVPHVAGATEANRAYLAAKRALMGHLLD
- the glyA gene encoding serine hydroxymethyltransferase; translated protein: MSGRSDADKVLGLVEKHTQWFDRSIPMIASENLISPLARRLLACDFHDRYAEGHPGKRYYQGLTYIDEVERLCADLARKLWRVKFADVRPVSGTEANIAAFAAMTKPGDTITAVDTADGGHISHAKFGGAGVRGLNILTYPWDRDQMTIDVPATVKLIREAKPKLVVFGQSMYLFPTPLKEAAAAAHEVGATVMYDGAHVMGLIAGGRFQDPLREGADFITGSTHKTLPGPQGAVVLADWDPADLETQGTAARKLDRAVFPGTVSSHHLHHLAAKAVAFAEHLEYGRAYADQIIRNSKALAQALHERGIRVLGEKRGFTESHQVVVDVKEHGGGKWAAEALEQAGVITNMNMLPGDTSALHPSGLRLGTQEMTRIGMRENAMVDVAQFIVDTVAKKQDPAKVAERVAEFRKAYRGVHYCFEEGTPAYKFWKLA
- a CDS encoding helix-turn-helix domain-containing protein, which translates into the protein MLTEFRVVLAHDCLLATLTRENPALRMQEWCNRAVEVIQATGPEDVREDVVRRLKEEGSTFYFTENTGSRLDLLRKCRCMEYHSLLYRLESLGCMPLYPVTYEKGEESFRFLTFEPGQAENFLKELADEGHYRLLGKRLRETNEVPRLLVTTTEDLFDGLSDVQADLLRFAFERGYYDSPRRVTTEALAKAKGLARSTLEEHLRKGESRLVGNAAPLLEAWRQPPEKEAKAKSAKSKAPKRGGARDA